One Drosophila willistoni isolate 14030-0811.24 chromosome 2R unlocalized genomic scaffold, UCI_dwil_1.1 Seg167, whole genome shotgun sequence DNA segment encodes these proteins:
- the LOC124460304 gene encoding uncharacterized protein LOC124460304, translating to MVLQCTCDCQCSSNSRDKRRSINISCLPIGKRGAAAGGGDMDLKIPYYRRLSNSNTALTTSSAALYGSCPQLVPNSGSPPPNRAANVNANANASIAAAAAAAATVLCQKCAL from the coding sequence ATGGTTTTACAGTGTACATGTGATTGCCAGTGTAGTAGTAATAGTCGAGATAAACGGAGAAGCATCAACATCTCCTGCCTGCCAATAGGAAAAAGAGGAGCTGCTGCTGGCGGTGGTGATATGGATCTAAAGATTCCATACTATAGACGTCTTTCGAATAGCAATACCGCACTCACCACATCCTCAGCAGCGCTCTATGGCAGTTGCCCACAACTAGTACCAAATTCCGGGAGTCCTCCACCCAATCGAGCAGCGAACGTcaacgccaacgccaacgccagcatcgctgccgctgctgctgctgctgccacagTGCTTTGCCAGAAATGTGCACTGTGA